Proteins from a genomic interval of Caulobacter sp. NIBR1757:
- a CDS encoding TonB-dependent receptor: MSSQLAPSRALLLAGAAMAAALSSVPAFAADEPGTLVDSVIVTARPDPEDPKVVGDARQKLSKTPGAVSVISQESFASREALALDDILRDAPGVYAQKKWGGDIRISIRGSGIGNANHNRGLLIAQDGVPLNEADGYGDSQIADPLTTRYVEVYRGGNALRFGGALLGGAINMVTPTGKDAGFENQVRVDGGSFGLLRENVAVARQFGDWDGYAAVTNQTGQGWRSQSQQNLQFASLNVGRSFGEAREVRLIINGSNINQEIPGALTEAQFEANPRQIAAGNYNLDYQRNSRGLRGSLRTTWRLGDGLLLEGAVYAVWKDLDHPIFQVIDQQSRNYGLFTRLNWEGQIGGMRADAYAGLWLRKGDLDSNFYANLGTARGAPRSRTLQNADATDVFAEGRLFVTDSLAIIAGATWGTAGRDYESFALPGVGGTFNLKAGKDYEWFAPRFGLLWESEDGTQLFANITKSVEPPNFGSMSPTNTGFAPVEAQEAWTGEVGARGRVGAFTWDVTAYRAQLDGEMLQYTVAPGIPASTFNADKTIHQGVEAAVDWRFAPGWRLRQTYTWSDFTFDGDVQYGDNRLPIAPQHFYRAELRYENAAGWFLAPSVEWSASDIWLDYKNTRKAPSYAILNLGAGWKVNDRLSLFADARNLTDEAYVSNVQAATTWTAGSALLWPGDGRSLFVGVTASF; encoded by the coding sequence ATGTCTTCCCAACTGGCGCCGTCGCGCGCCCTGCTGCTCGCCGGCGCCGCCATGGCCGCCGCCCTGTCCTCCGTCCCCGCCTTCGCCGCCGATGAGCCCGGCACGCTGGTCGACAGCGTCATCGTCACCGCCCGGCCCGATCCGGAAGACCCCAAGGTGGTCGGCGACGCCCGCCAGAAGCTGTCGAAAACCCCCGGCGCGGTGTCGGTCATCTCACAGGAGTCCTTCGCCAGCCGCGAGGCCCTGGCGCTCGACGACATCCTGCGCGACGCGCCCGGCGTCTACGCCCAGAAGAAGTGGGGCGGCGACATCCGCATCTCCATCCGGGGCTCGGGCATCGGCAACGCCAACCACAACCGCGGCCTGCTGATCGCCCAGGACGGGGTGCCGCTGAACGAGGCCGACGGCTATGGCGACAGCCAGATCGCCGATCCTCTGACCACCCGTTATGTCGAGGTCTATCGCGGCGGCAACGCCCTGCGCTTCGGCGGCGCCCTGCTGGGCGGGGCCATCAACATGGTCACCCCGACCGGCAAGGACGCCGGCTTCGAAAACCAGGTCCGCGTCGACGGCGGCAGCTTCGGGCTGCTGCGCGAGAACGTCGCCGTGGCCCGCCAGTTCGGCGACTGGGACGGCTATGCCGCTGTCACCAACCAGACCGGCCAGGGCTGGCGCTCGCAGAGCCAGCAGAACCTTCAGTTCGCTTCGCTCAACGTCGGCCGGAGCTTCGGCGAGGCGCGCGAGGTGCGGCTGATCATCAATGGCTCGAACATCAACCAGGAAATCCCCGGCGCGCTGACCGAGGCGCAGTTCGAGGCCAATCCCCGTCAGATCGCGGCCGGCAACTACAACCTCGACTACCAGCGCAATTCGCGCGGCCTGCGCGGTTCGCTGCGGACGACCTGGCGGCTGGGTGACGGCCTGCTGCTCGAGGGCGCGGTCTATGCGGTGTGGAAGGATCTCGACCACCCGATCTTCCAGGTCATCGACCAGCAGAGCCGCAACTACGGCCTGTTCACCCGCCTGAACTGGGAGGGGCAGATCGGCGGTATGCGGGCCGACGCCTACGCCGGCCTGTGGCTGCGCAAGGGCGACCTGGACTCCAACTTCTATGCGAACCTCGGCACGGCCCGGGGCGCGCCGCGCTCGCGCACCCTGCAGAACGCCGACGCGACGGACGTCTTCGCCGAGGGGCGGCTGTTCGTCACCGACAGCCTGGCCATCATCGCCGGGGCCACCTGGGGAACCGCCGGCCGCGACTACGAGAGCTTCGCGCTGCCGGGCGTCGGCGGGACCTTCAACCTGAAGGCCGGCAAGGACTATGAGTGGTTCGCGCCGCGCTTCGGCCTGCTCTGGGAAAGCGAGGACGGCACGCAGCTGTTCGCCAACATCACCAAGTCGGTCGAGCCGCCGAACTTCGGCTCGATGTCGCCGACCAACACCGGCTTCGCACCCGTCGAGGCGCAGGAAGCCTGGACCGGCGAGGTCGGCGCCCGGGGCCGGGTCGGCGCCTTCACCTGGGACGTCACCGCCTACCGCGCCCAGCTGGACGGCGAGATGCTGCAGTACACGGTCGCGCCGGGCATCCCGGCCTCGACCTTCAACGCCGACAAGACCATCCACCAGGGCGTCGAGGCGGCGGTCGACTGGCGGTTCGCGCCGGGCTGGCGTCTGCGCCAGACCTACACCTGGTCGGACTTCACCTTCGACGGCGACGTGCAGTACGGCGACAACCGCCTGCCCATCGCCCCGCAGCACTTTTACCGGGCCGAGCTGCGCTACGAGAATGCGGCCGGCTGGTTCCTGGCGCCGTCAGTCGAGTGGTCGGCCTCGGATATCTGGCTGGACTACAAGAACACCCGCAAGGCGCCCTCCTACGCCATCCTCAACCTCGGGGCCGGCTGGAAGGTCAATGACCGGCTGTCGCTGTTCGCGGACGCCCGCAACCTGACCGACGAGGCCTACGTCTCCAACGTCCAGGCGGCGACGACCTGGACGGCGGGTTCGGCGCTGCTGTGGCCGGGTGACGGCCGCAGCCTGTTCGTCGGCGTCACCGCCTCGTTCTGA
- a CDS encoding TMEM165/GDT1 family protein: MEAFFVSTGLVAIAEIGDKTMLLAILLAARFRRPVPILLGILVATLVNHALAALVGELAAGLLSGPWMKWVLGLAFLGFAAWALIPDKLDDSEAPPALKAGSIFLTTAVAFFLVEMGDKTQVATVALGAQFHNVPLVAAGTTLGMMIANTPAVLLGEVAATKIPMKVIRWVAAAGFAAVGVWVLVAG; encoded by the coding sequence ATGGAAGCCTTCTTCGTCTCAACGGGCCTCGTGGCCATCGCCGAGATCGGCGACAAGACCATGCTGCTGGCCATATTGCTGGCGGCGCGATTCCGCCGGCCGGTTCCCATCCTGCTGGGCATCCTGGTCGCGACCTTGGTCAACCACGCCCTGGCCGCCCTGGTTGGCGAGCTGGCGGCCGGACTGCTATCGGGACCCTGGATGAAGTGGGTGCTGGGCCTGGCCTTCCTCGGCTTCGCGGCCTGGGCGCTGATCCCGGACAAGCTGGACGATAGCGAGGCCCCCCCGGCCCTGAAGGCGGGCTCGATCTTCCTGACCACGGCGGTGGCCTTCTTCCTGGTGGAGATGGGCGACAAGACGCAGGTGGCGACGGTGGCGCTGGGCGCCCAGTTCCACAATGTGCCGCTGGTCGCCGCCGGCACCACCCTGGGCATGATGATCGCCAATACGCCGGCGGTGCTGCTGGGCGAGGTGGCGGCCACGAAGATTCCGATGAAGGTGATTCGCTGGGTGGCGGCGGCGGGCTTCGCGGCGGTCGGGGTCTGGGTGCTGGTGGCGGGGTAG
- a CDS encoding cation:proton antiporter, with translation MAAEVSPGEYKDVVLFLATAGIVVPLFRRWNISPILGFLGAGIVLGPFGLGALSDQFPWLSAVTVENPQDISQLAEFGVVFLLFMIGLELSWERLRLMRLYVFGMGGLQVALSGAGIAGAAMLFGQPPIAAAAIGAALALSSTAVVMPLLAERKRQHSQAGRATFAVLLFQDLAVAPILITLAVLGRQNASGDDSAFVLKDLLAFAPAVVGLLALFVIGRVLLRPMLRSVAKAKSEELFMAASLLVVIGAGLLAALTGLSMALGAFVAGLLLAETEYRHEVERTIEPFKGLLLGLFFVSIGIGLDLSKLIADPLPILGMAFGLMALTGSVVFGLARLFGLKTRPALEAALLLAAGGEFAFVILDSAMNAGVVGETAGQTILVASTLSMICIPFLATFGAKLGGRPGADPGSVAVEPDNERADSGVLVIGYGRVGRLVSDMLGRHDIPWVGIDRDPRLVESGRRSGARIFYGDASRAEFLKHCGLDTARALIITMDSPEGAEAVVATARELRPELTIVARARDARHAKRLYDLGATDAVPETIEASLQLSEAALVDIGIPMGLVIASIHERRDEFRKELNRPESLGGRRRMRDAR, from the coding sequence ATGGCGGCGGAAGTTTCTCCCGGCGAGTACAAGGATGTTGTGTTGTTCCTGGCCACGGCCGGGATCGTGGTGCCGCTGTTCCGACGCTGGAACATCAGCCCGATCCTAGGCTTCCTGGGCGCGGGCATCGTGCTGGGGCCGTTTGGCCTCGGCGCCCTCAGCGACCAGTTTCCCTGGCTGTCGGCGGTCACCGTGGAGAACCCGCAGGATATATCCCAGCTCGCCGAGTTCGGCGTCGTTTTCCTCCTCTTCATGATCGGCCTGGAGCTCTCCTGGGAGCGACTGCGCCTGATGCGCCTCTACGTCTTCGGCATGGGCGGGCTGCAGGTGGCCCTGTCCGGGGCCGGCATCGCCGGCGCCGCCATGCTGTTCGGACAGCCCCCGATCGCAGCCGCCGCCATCGGCGCCGCCCTGGCGCTCAGTTCCACCGCCGTGGTCATGCCGCTGCTGGCCGAGCGCAAACGCCAGCACAGCCAGGCCGGCCGCGCCACCTTCGCGGTGCTGCTGTTCCAGGACCTCGCGGTCGCCCCGATCCTGATCACCCTCGCCGTCCTCGGCCGCCAGAACGCCTCGGGGGACGACAGCGCCTTTGTGCTCAAGGACCTTCTGGCCTTCGCCCCGGCGGTTGTCGGCCTCCTGGCCCTGTTCGTCATCGGCCGGGTGCTGCTGCGGCCGATGCTGCGCTCGGTGGCCAAGGCCAAGAGCGAGGAGCTGTTCATGGCCGCCAGCCTTCTGGTGGTCATCGGGGCCGGCCTGCTGGCCGCCCTGACCGGCCTGTCGATGGCGCTGGGGGCCTTCGTCGCCGGCCTGTTGCTGGCCGAGACCGAATACCGCCACGAGGTCGAGCGGACGATCGAGCCGTTCAAGGGCCTCCTGCTCGGCCTGTTCTTCGTCTCCATCGGCATCGGCCTCGACCTCTCCAAGCTGATCGCCGACCCGCTGCCGATCCTTGGCATGGCGTTCGGCCTGATGGCCTTGACCGGGTCTGTGGTCTTCGGGCTGGCCAGGCTGTTCGGCCTGAAGACCAGGCCGGCGCTGGAGGCGGCGCTGCTGCTGGCGGCCGGGGGCGAGTTCGCCTTCGTCATCCTCGACAGCGCCATGAACGCCGGCGTCGTCGGCGAGACCGCTGGCCAGACCATCCTGGTCGCCTCGACCCTGTCGATGATCTGCATCCCCTTCCTGGCGACCTTCGGCGCCAAGCTGGGCGGCCGCCCCGGGGCCGACCCCGGATCGGTCGCGGTCGAACCCGACAACGAGCGGGCCGATTCGGGTGTGCTGGTGATCGGTTACGGCCGGGTTGGCCGCCTGGTCAGCGACATGCTCGGCCGCCACGACATTCCCTGGGTCGGAATCGACCGGGATCCGCGCCTGGTCGAGAGCGGCAGGCGCTCCGGCGCCCGGATTTTCTACGGCGACGCCTCCCGCGCTGAGTTTCTCAAACACTGTGGCCTGGATACCGCCCGCGCCTTGATCATCACCATGGACAGCCCCGAAGGCGCCGAAGCCGTGGTCGCCACGGCGCGCGAACTGCGCCCCGAACTGACGATCGTCGCCCGGGCTCGCGACGCGCGCCACGCCAAGCGACTCTACGATCTGGGCGCCACGGACGCCGTTCCGGAGACGATTGAGGCCTCTTTGCAGCTTTCCGAGGCTGCTTTGGTCGATATCGGAATTCCGATGGGCCTGGTCATCGCCTCCATCCACGAACGCCGGGACGAGTTCCGAAAGGAGCTCAACCGCCCGGAATCACTGGGCGGGCGGCGGCGAATGCGGGATGCGCGCTGA
- a CDS encoding AMP nucleosidase, which translates to MKKQKEAVAIVERLEQEYDRSVSCLRENLKAFLEEGKRPDPSLRENGAYAYPELRLSWSGESGYPVITRAYARLSDPGHYATTVTRPAMFHDYLVEQLSHLMEDFDVEVDVGRSTQEIPFPYVLDGGDLSLADAQASEIARFFPATELAYIGDEVADGLWDPLMAEDRPLALFDGLRTDFSLARLKHYTGAPAEHVQQYILFTNYHRYVDEFVRWGCEQLKEGHYEALSCSGGVYVTKDTPDPELAVANGAWRRHQMPAYHLIAPNGQGITLVNIGVGPSNAKTITDHLAVLRPQAWLMIGHCGGLRGSQRIGDYVLAHAYLREDHVLDAVLSPDIPIPSIAEVQRALYDAAKLISGDSGEALKRRLRTGTVVTTDDRNWELRYTSSALRFNQSRAVGIDMESATIAAQGFRFRVPYGTLLCVSDKPLHGEIKLPGQANAFYERAIGQHLQIGIATVDLLRAEGPRLHSRKLRAFDEPPFR; encoded by the coding sequence ATGAAAAAGCAAAAAGAAGCGGTCGCCATCGTCGAGCGACTTGAACAGGAATACGACCGATCCGTCTCCTGCCTGCGTGAAAACCTCAAGGCCTTCCTCGAAGAGGGCAAGCGGCCGGACCCGTCCCTCCGCGAGAACGGCGCCTACGCCTATCCCGAGCTGCGGCTCAGCTGGTCGGGCGAAAGCGGCTATCCGGTGATCACCCGCGCCTATGCGCGGCTGTCCGATCCCGGTCACTACGCCACCACCGTCACCCGGCCGGCCATGTTCCATGACTATCTGGTCGAACAGCTGAGCCACCTGATGGAGGATTTCGACGTCGAGGTCGATGTCGGCCGCTCGACCCAGGAGATTCCCTTCCCCTACGTGCTGGACGGCGGCGACCTTTCGCTCGCCGACGCCCAGGCCAGCGAGATCGCCCGCTTCTTCCCGGCCACGGAGCTGGCCTACATCGGCGACGAGGTGGCCGACGGTCTGTGGGATCCCTTGATGGCCGAGGACCGTCCGCTGGCCCTGTTCGATGGCCTGCGCACCGACTTCTCGCTGGCCCGCCTCAAGCACTACACCGGCGCTCCGGCCGAGCATGTGCAGCAGTACATCCTGTTCACCAACTACCATCGCTACGTCGACGAGTTCGTGCGCTGGGGCTGCGAGCAGCTGAAGGAGGGCCACTACGAGGCGCTCAGCTGTTCGGGCGGCGTCTATGTCACCAAGGACACCCCCGACCCCGAGCTGGCCGTGGCCAATGGCGCCTGGCGCCGCCACCAGATGCCGGCCTATCACCTGATCGCGCCGAATGGTCAGGGCATCACCCTGGTCAACATCGGCGTCGGCCCGTCCAACGCCAAGACCATCACCGACCACCTGGCCGTCCTGCGCCCGCAGGCCTGGCTGATGATCGGCCACTGCGGGGGCTTACGCGGCTCCCAGCGGATCGGCGATTACGTGCTGGCCCACGCCTACCTGCGCGAGGACCATGTGCTGGACGCGGTTCTGTCGCCCGACATCCCGATCCCATCGATCGCCGAGGTGCAGCGCGCCCTCTACGACGCCGCCAAGCTGATCAGCGGCGACAGCGGCGAGGCGCTCAAGCGCCGCCTGCGCACCGGCACCGTGGTCACCACCGACGACCGGAACTGGGAGCTGCGCTACACCTCCAGCGCCCTGCGCTTCAACCAGAGCCGGGCCGTCGGCATCGACATGGAGAGCGCCACCATCGCCGCCCAGGGCTTCCGCTTCCGGGTGCCGTACGGGACGCTGCTCTGCGTGTCGGACAAGCCGCTGCACGGCGAGATCAAGCTGCCGGGCCAGGCCAACGCCTTCTACGAACGCGCCATCGGCCAGCACCTGCAGATCGGCATCGCCACCGTCGACCTGCTGCGCGCCGAAGGGCCACGCCTGCACAGCCGCAAGCTTCGCGCCTTCGACGAGCCGCCGTTCCGGTGA
- a CDS encoding amidohydrolase family protein encodes MRKLALIAGVAASLFAGAAGAATVAVTAERLLDVRTGKYIEKPLVLITDGKITAVGSQASMTVPADARKVDLPGLTLLPGLIDMHVHLDSSPQYSGYNDLAYTDSFWTVVAAANAEKTLLAGFTTVRNVGSDGFSDVGVKEAIEEGIVIGPRIVPAAYAMSATGGHCDSTYFPPSANQTALGVADGPDEARKKVRWLKKYGAKAIKICATGGVFSNDAVGVQQMTLEEIKAVTSEAHMAEMKVAAHAHGPEGILAAIEGDVDTIEHASLVDDAGIKAALKHGAYFGMDIYNTEYTQAEGPKNGVRESELKKDRDIAEAQRQNFCKAVKAGVKQVYSTDAGIFPHGDNAKQFAVMVRYCATPLLAIQSATVTAAEALGQSGEVGEIKPGAWGDLIGVSGDPLANVRVLETVTFVMKGGEVVKGP; translated from the coding sequence ATGCGCAAACTGGCCCTCATCGCTGGCGTCGCCGCCAGCCTGTTCGCCGGCGCGGCCGGCGCCGCCACCGTCGCGGTCACCGCCGAACGCCTGCTCGACGTGCGCACCGGCAAATATATCGAAAAGCCCCTGGTGCTGATCACCGACGGCAAGATCACCGCCGTCGGCAGCCAGGCCAGCATGACCGTGCCGGCCGACGCGCGGAAGGTCGATCTCCCCGGCCTGACCCTGCTGCCCGGCCTGATCGACATGCATGTCCACCTGGACAGCTCGCCGCAGTACAGCGGCTACAACGATCTCGCCTACACCGACAGCTTCTGGACCGTGGTCGCCGCCGCCAACGCCGAGAAGACCCTGCTGGCCGGCTTCACCACCGTGCGCAACGTCGGCTCGGACGGATTCAGCGACGTCGGCGTCAAGGAGGCCATCGAAGAGGGCATCGTCATCGGCCCGCGCATCGTCCCGGCCGCCTACGCCATGAGCGCCACCGGCGGCCATTGCGATTCGACCTACTTCCCGCCATCCGCCAACCAGACCGCCCTCGGCGTCGCCGACGGTCCCGACGAGGCCCGAAAGAAGGTCCGCTGGCTGAAGAAGTACGGCGCCAAGGCGATCAAGATCTGCGCCACCGGCGGCGTCTTCTCCAACGACGCGGTCGGCGTCCAGCAGATGACCTTGGAAGAGATCAAGGCGGTCACCAGCGAAGCCCACATGGCCGAGATGAAGGTCGCCGCCCACGCCCATGGCCCCGAAGGCATCCTCGCCGCCATCGAGGGCGACGTCGACACCATCGAACACGCCAGTCTGGTCGACGACGCCGGCATCAAGGCCGCCCTCAAGCACGGCGCCTACTTCGGCATGGATATCTACAACACCGAATACACCCAGGCTGAAGGGCCGAAGAACGGGGTGCGAGAGAGCGAGCTGAAGAAGGACCGCGACATCGCCGAGGCCCAGCGGCAGAACTTCTGCAAGGCGGTGAAGGCCGGAGTGAAGCAGGTCTATTCCACCGACGCCGGCATCTTCCCGCACGGCGACAACGCCAAACAGTTCGCCGTCATGGTCCGCTACTGCGCCACGCCCCTTCTGGCCATCCAGAGCGCCACCGTCACCGCCGCCGAGGCGCTTGGTCAGAGCGGCGAGGTCGGCGAGATCAAGCCCGGCGCCTGGGGCGATTTGATCGGCGTCAGCGGCGATCCGCTGGCCAATGTGCGGGTGCTGGAGACCGTGACCTTCGTGATGAAGGGCGGCGAGGTGGTGAAGGGGCCTTAG
- the htpX gene encoding zinc metalloprotease HtpX — translation MNNSLRTFMLLAALTAVFLIAGYVIGGATGMLIALVLAGGMNLFSYWNADKIVLRLYGAVEVDESHPEPLIRTYVGDVLEMAQSAGLPRPKIYIIEGEQPNAFATGRNPENAAVAATVGLLRMLDRREIRGVMAHELAHVRNRDTLTMTVTATIAGAVSALANIGLFFGGDRDRPAGLIGTIALAILAPIAAALVQMAISRGREYEADKGGAEISGDPDALASALAKIDGWAHREPNVTAERNPATAQMFIINPLSGHGADNLFSTHPDTRNRIEALRRLAGLGGTAPAPLVEARRATAVPTTRDRRKTGPWA, via the coding sequence ATGAACAACTCTCTGCGCACCTTCATGCTGCTGGCGGCCCTGACCGCCGTGTTCCTGATTGCCGGCTATGTCATCGGCGGAGCGACCGGGATGCTGATCGCCCTGGTCCTGGCCGGCGGCATGAACCTGTTCAGCTACTGGAACGCCGACAAGATCGTCCTGCGCCTGTACGGTGCGGTCGAGGTCGACGAGAGCCACCCGGAGCCGCTGATCCGCACCTATGTCGGCGACGTGCTGGAGATGGCGCAGAGCGCCGGTCTGCCGCGCCCCAAAATCTATATCATCGAGGGCGAGCAGCCGAACGCCTTCGCCACCGGGCGCAACCCCGAGAATGCCGCCGTGGCCGCCACCGTCGGACTGCTGCGCATGCTCGACCGGCGCGAAATCCGCGGCGTCATGGCCCATGAACTGGCCCATGTGCGCAACCGCGACACCCTGACCATGACCGTCACCGCCACCATCGCCGGGGCGGTGTCGGCCCTGGCCAACATCGGCCTGTTCTTCGGCGGCGACCGGGACCGGCCGGCGGGCCTGATCGGGACCATCGCCCTGGCCATCCTGGCGCCCATCGCCGCGGCCCTGGTGCAGATGGCGATATCGAGGGGCCGCGAGTACGAGGCCGACAAGGGCGGGGCCGAGATCAGCGGCGATCCGGATGCGCTGGCCAGCGCCCTGGCCAAGATCGACGGCTGGGCCCATCGCGAGCCCAATGTCACCGCCGAGCGCAATCCGGCCACGGCCCAGATGTTCATCATCAATCCCTTGTCGGGCCACGGGGCCGACAACCTGTTCTCGACCCACCCCGACACCCGCAACCGCATCGAGGCGTTGCGCAGGCTGGCCGGGCTGGGCGGCACCGCGCCGGCGCCGCTGGTCGAGGCGCGTCGCGCCACGGCCGTCCCGACCACCCGTGATCGCCGCAAGACCGGACCCTGGGCTTGA
- a CDS encoding DUF2946 family protein encodes MSFRRQIRRPIGLLPAILAVLALLTQVLMPAVVAAQEASGSRTVVLCTVEGEKIVTLPNDSAPKPFAGFKCHDCVIAAVTAVVPPSAEGLPVRYSAIVRHERAQAWRAPEPARPPPRPPSQGPPTAFDL; translated from the coding sequence ATGTCGTTCCGCCGACAAATTCGCCGACCCATCGGCCTGCTGCCCGCTATCCTGGCGGTGCTGGCCCTGCTGACGCAGGTGCTGATGCCGGCCGTGGTCGCGGCGCAGGAAGCCAGTGGATCGCGAACGGTTGTGCTCTGCACCGTCGAGGGCGAGAAGATCGTCACCCTGCCGAACGACAGCGCCCCCAAGCCCTTCGCGGGGTTCAAGTGCCATGACTGCGTCATCGCCGCGGTCACCGCCGTGGTCCCGCCGTCGGCCGAGGGCCTGCCGGTCCGCTACAGCGCCATCGTCCGCCACGAGCGGGCCCAGGCCTGGCGCGCGCCCGAGCCTGCCCGTCCGCCACCGCGTCCTCCCTCGCAAGGCCCTCCGACCGCTTTCGATCTCTGA
- a CDS encoding OmpA family protein produces the protein MKLKLLAGAALAATLVASGASAQDSGWYGAVDLGYHWSDDTNYDSALGSINVDPDDSWMGAARLGYRLSPHWRVELEGAYRPGEIPAGGFFTGGDFEVWSLMGNVIVDLIPDGDLSPFVGVGAGIAGAQADATVPPFLVVDDSDAVWAWQAIAGVTAKATDQINVDLTYRYFQTDDFEFENPGTAGPLSGKFNDQSVTVGIRYSFAGPPPPPPPPVVEPPPPPPPPPPPEPPPPPPPPQYEAREFIVYFPFDQSILTPEAQTVVSEAAQYAQAGNATRIVVVGHADTSGSAKYNVGLSQRRSKAVADALVGLGVNSGVLSVDWKGEAEPAVATGDGVKEPLNRRSTISINF, from the coding sequence ATGAAACTCAAGCTTCTGGCGGGTGCGGCTCTTGCTGCGACGCTCGTGGCGTCCGGCGCCTCGGCGCAGGATTCCGGTTGGTACGGCGCTGTCGACCTCGGCTACCACTGGTCGGACGACACCAACTACGACTCCGCGCTGGGTTCGATCAACGTGGATCCGGACGACAGCTGGATGGGCGCGGCCCGTCTCGGCTACCGCCTGTCGCCGCATTGGCGCGTCGAACTCGAAGGCGCCTATCGTCCGGGTGAAATCCCGGCTGGCGGCTTCTTCACCGGTGGCGACTTCGAAGTCTGGTCGCTGATGGGCAACGTTATCGTTGACCTGATCCCGGATGGCGATCTCAGCCCGTTCGTCGGCGTTGGCGCCGGTATCGCCGGGGCGCAAGCCGACGCGACCGTTCCGCCGTTCCTCGTCGTCGACGACAGCGACGCTGTCTGGGCCTGGCAGGCCATCGCCGGCGTCACCGCCAAGGCGACCGACCAGATCAACGTCGATCTGACCTACCGCTACTTCCAGACCGACGACTTCGAGTTCGAGAACCCCGGCACGGCTGGTCCGCTCTCGGGCAAGTTCAACGACCAGTCGGTGACGGTCGGCATCCGGTACAGCTTCGCTGGCCCGCCGCCGCCCCCGCCGCCGCCGGTGGTTGAGCCCCCGCCGCCCCCGCCGCCTCCGCCCCCGCCGGAACCGCCGCCCCCGCCGCCGCCTCCGCAGTACGAAGCGCGCGAGTTCATCGTCTACTTCCCGTTCGATCAATCGATCCTGACGCCGGAAGCCCAGACGGTGGTTTCGGAAGCGGCCCAGTACGCCCAGGCCGGTAACGCCACCCGCATCGTGGTTGTCGGTCACGCCGACACCTCCGGTTCGGCCAAGTACAACGTCGGCCTGTCCCAACGCCGCTCGAAGGCCGTCGCTGACGCCCTCGTCGGTCTGGGTGTGAACAGCGGTGTGCTGTCGGTCGACTGGAAGGGTGAAGCCGAGCCCGCCGTCGCCACCGGCGACGGGGTGAAGGAACCCCTGAACCGCCGCTCGACGATCTCGATCAACTTCTGA
- a CDS encoding alpha/beta fold hydrolase has translation MTEYFNSFDGQRIAFQRLGAGRPVLLLHGFIATARLNWFEPGIAGALTQAGFEVIAPDLRGHGESAAPHDAAFWPGDVLARDQAALVAHLGLTDYDLVGYSLGARTAVRFMVGGARPRRCALGGMGDSGIMEAGARAAMFEDSIRNGENARDPRAGKYIQARVKAGGFDPQALLGVLSSFVPTTAEDLARLDVPTLIVCGENDADNGSPEKLAMAMPNAKAVRVPGDHLTAVAEPALCKAIVEFLSA, from the coding sequence ATGACTGAGTATTTCAACAGCTTCGACGGCCAGAGAATCGCATTTCAGCGGTTGGGGGCCGGGCGGCCGGTGCTGTTGCTGCACGGCTTCATCGCCACCGCCCGACTCAACTGGTTCGAGCCCGGGATCGCCGGGGCCCTGACGCAAGCCGGCTTCGAGGTCATTGCGCCGGACCTGCGCGGCCACGGCGAATCGGCGGCGCCCCACGACGCCGCCTTCTGGCCGGGCGACGTGTTGGCCAGGGATCAGGCGGCGCTGGTCGCCCACCTGGGCCTGACCGACTACGACCTTGTCGGCTACAGCCTGGGCGCCCGCACGGCGGTGCGCTTCATGGTCGGCGGCGCGCGGCCGCGCCGCTGCGCGCTGGGCGGCATGGGCGACAGCGGCATCATGGAGGCCGGCGCCCGGGCGGCGATGTTCGAGGACAGCATCCGCAACGGCGAGAACGCCCGCGACCCTCGCGCCGGCAAATACATCCAGGCCCGCGTCAAGGCCGGCGGCTTCGATCCGCAGGCCCTGCTGGGGGTGCTGTCCAGCTTCGTGCCGACCACGGCCGAGGACCTGGCGCGCCTCGATGTGCCGACCCTGATCGTCTGCGGCGAGAATGACGCCGACAATGGCTCACCTGAGAAGCTGGCCATGGCCATGCCCAACGCCAAGGCCGTCCGCGTCCCCGGCGACCACCTGACGGCGGTGGCCGAGCCGGCGCTGTGCAAGGCGATCGTGGAGTTCCTGTCGGCTTGA